One region of Rubinisphaera margarita genomic DNA includes:
- a CDS encoding FAD-dependent oxidoreductase — protein MNTTQHYDLILLGNDTVAGALLQKASLEFARIAWLIADEADDIALPWNVDRFVGPFHFVSSKQICCETPPGPHRISAERIVIATGSMPRRLPHLPDSVRIQQAEEFTACGSEERVAIVGMGLTGQSIREQLLGCCRELHCIESSEKLRLSSNRIARTRLQATALATRETVHLGNGLAGIDAEPHELTLYLESSEILHVDRVVLAVGRIGNTGRLNLSAAGLQADDSGRIWCNSDYETWTPGIYAIGSVVGFAQESHVSGSDLDVVLTAMTGRSTLATAS, from the coding sequence ATGAACACGACGCAACACTATGATCTGATTCTTCTGGGCAACGATACCGTGGCAGGCGCGTTGCTTCAGAAGGCGTCGCTGGAGTTTGCCCGCATTGCGTGGCTGATTGCGGATGAAGCCGACGACATTGCTCTCCCTTGGAATGTCGATCGCTTTGTGGGCCCGTTTCATTTTGTTTCCTCGAAGCAGATCTGCTGTGAGACACCCCCAGGTCCCCACCGGATTTCCGCCGAGCGAATCGTGATCGCGACGGGAAGCATGCCGCGGCGGCTTCCGCATCTCCCCGATTCCGTCCGCATTCAGCAGGCGGAGGAGTTCACTGCATGTGGATCCGAGGAGCGCGTCGCGATTGTGGGAATGGGGCTGACCGGGCAGTCGATCCGGGAACAACTGCTGGGCTGCTGTCGCGAGCTCCACTGCATCGAATCGAGCGAGAAGCTGCGGCTGTCCTCGAATCGGATTGCCAGGACGCGACTGCAGGCCACGGCATTGGCCACGCGGGAAACTGTGCACCTCGGCAACGGCCTTGCCGGTATCGATGCAGAGCCACACGAGTTGACCCTGTACCTGGAATCGAGCGAGATCCTTCACGTCGATCGTGTCGTTCTCGCTGTGGGACGAATCGGTAACACGGGGCGACTCAACCTGAGTGCAGCAGGACTTCAGGCCGATGATTCGGGCCGCATCTGGTGTAACTCCGATTACGAAACGTGGACCCCGGGAATCTACGCGATCGGTTCGGTTGTGGGATTCGCTCAGGAAAGCCACGTTTCTGGATCCGACCTCGATGTCGTCCTGACCGCCATGACCGGCCGCTCGACACTGGCCACGGCCAGCTGA
- a CDS encoding serine/threonine protein kinase, with translation MYDPPSRDLIARLEQYTSCRERDVLRCRAAVHRLATDLPAFDSIWLDALVQRRKLSPYQADCLASGRDAQLRIGNFYVIAPIAGDRVTRRFLGQSATGRQFVLIDQYFAGDHSPSELQDSLTELRRRLGSQSRLASTGAPVEILEHHGSACAIHEYQHGVTIEELLVRRGRFPEPLVRTIAQQLLHHLRTFDQAGLVHGDLRPRNLMLNRRGQLRVMNTGVLPASQPMWTLQTPLPFDAYDHLAPEMIRTGSWTTETDLYAAGCLLWQMACGRPPHYSADPFFKINAHIEQTIPHVHEFAPDIDTETADLIFALTRPDPAERLRVLSGADSRRPGERVTGPQQVARYVRRFEQPRSAIPRTRAELAADYGVLTTVACILCALLWVAGVSVPSTWQMAESLIETPAVEVGTGIESKKDEASHQGDNSKLAELPQPDQRGIIRLTPGTKYRAREIGAVGPLTVVVVDDAKRDDAAPPQPPEIIIGDDPWRIAATEFSLSQVTLRHESPAAGSRPPGALLVCQSSNLRVNSCSFRDEQSDPRTEPADPRPPMRAIAWKPISEDEANSGRIELANCQFLQQGAGLLVAGTAREISLVNCLKVRQGNGIEIICRASRSLPAIRCEQVTLREADNLVYLDCTGYEPAGLIQLDIEATNCVFKFREENSSLVAIASTSSPARNIRAINLLGQMLLVSNPGPTVSWWNPTRKVATPLQTEGVIEGILPYPVEFAGPISNQFRDSELNSYEGPRWNSMMPGIQTATTFAPAESLFR, from the coding sequence ATGTACGATCCCCCCTCACGTGATCTGATTGCGCGGCTCGAACAGTACACATCCTGCCGTGAGCGGGATGTGCTTCGCTGTCGCGCGGCAGTTCATCGCCTGGCGACGGACTTACCAGCCTTCGATTCCATCTGGCTGGACGCGCTCGTTCAACGCCGCAAACTGTCGCCCTATCAGGCCGACTGCCTGGCCTCCGGTCGGGACGCCCAGCTTCGCATTGGAAATTTCTACGTGATCGCGCCGATCGCTGGCGATCGTGTGACCCGTCGTTTTCTGGGACAGTCCGCAACGGGCAGGCAGTTCGTGCTGATCGATCAGTACTTCGCAGGCGATCACTCGCCGTCGGAGCTTCAGGACAGCCTCACGGAATTGCGAAGACGGCTCGGGAGCCAGTCGCGGCTCGCTTCGACGGGAGCCCCGGTCGAAATCCTCGAACACCACGGCTCCGCATGTGCGATCCACGAATACCAGCACGGCGTGACGATCGAAGAACTGCTCGTTCGCCGAGGTCGCTTTCCGGAGCCGCTTGTCCGAACGATTGCTCAACAACTGCTGCATCACTTGCGGACGTTTGATCAGGCTGGGCTTGTCCATGGAGATTTGCGTCCTCGAAATCTGATGCTCAATCGACGCGGTCAGCTGCGGGTGATGAACACCGGGGTTCTCCCTGCGTCTCAACCGATGTGGACTCTGCAGACTCCCCTTCCCTTCGATGCCTACGACCATCTGGCTCCTGAGATGATCCGCACCGGATCCTGGACGACAGAGACGGATCTGTATGCAGCCGGGTGCCTGCTCTGGCAGATGGCCTGTGGCCGTCCCCCACACTATTCGGCGGATCCGTTTTTCAAGATCAACGCTCACATCGAGCAGACGATTCCGCATGTTCACGAGTTCGCCCCGGATATCGACACCGAAACCGCGGATCTGATCTTCGCACTGACTCGGCCCGATCCCGCCGAGAGACTCCGCGTACTCAGCGGTGCCGATTCCCGTCGCCCGGGCGAGCGGGTTACGGGGCCGCAGCAGGTCGCTCGTTATGTGAGGCGATTCGAACAGCCTCGGTCGGCAATTCCACGAACGCGAGCCGAACTCGCCGCCGACTATGGTGTCCTCACCACGGTCGCCTGCATTCTGTGTGCACTGCTCTGGGTGGCTGGAGTCTCCGTTCCTTCGACCTGGCAGATGGCCGAGTCGCTCATCGAGACTCCGGCAGTCGAAGTTGGGACGGGAATCGAATCCAAGAAAGACGAGGCTTCTCATCAGGGAGATAACAGCAAGCTGGCCGAACTGCCTCAACCGGATCAGCGTGGCATCATCCGGTTGACACCCGGCACAAAATACCGGGCACGGGAGATTGGAGCCGTCGGTCCGCTGACCGTTGTCGTTGTCGACGATGCGAAACGGGACGATGCCGCTCCTCCCCAACCCCCCGAGATCATTATCGGGGACGATCCCTGGCGAATCGCGGCCACGGAGTTTTCTCTCTCCCAGGTCACACTCAGGCACGAGTCTCCGGCCGCTGGCAGCCGACCGCCTGGAGCGCTGCTGGTCTGCCAGTCATCAAATCTTCGAGTCAACTCCTGTAGTTTCCGAGATGAGCAAAGCGACCCACGAACGGAGCCAGCAGATCCCCGCCCGCCGATGAGAGCGATTGCCTGGAAGCCTATCAGCGAGGACGAGGCCAATAGCGGGCGAATTGAGCTGGCGAACTGTCAGTTCCTGCAACAGGGAGCCGGCCTGCTCGTAGCGGGAACCGCCCGCGAGATTTCGCTCGTCAATTGCCTGAAAGTTCGTCAGGGGAATGGTATCGAGATCATCTGTCGCGCCAGTCGATCGCTTCCCGCCATCCGCTGCGAACAGGTGACGCTGCGGGAAGCCGATAATCTCGTCTATCTCGACTGCACCGGGTATGAGCCGGCCGGACTGATTCAACTCGACATCGAAGCGACGAACTGCGTGTTCAAATTCCGGGAAGAGAATTCGAGTCTCGTGGCGATCGCGTCGACTTCGTCCCCAGCTCGCAACATTCGAGCGATCAATCTGCTCGGACAGATGCTGCTGGTGTCCAACCCCGGCCCCACGGTTTCGTGGTGGAATCCAACTCGAAAAGTGGCGACGCCGCTTCAGACGGAAGGTGTGATTGAAGGCATTCTGCCCTACCCGGTCGAGTTCGCCGGACCAATTTCCAACCAGTTCCGTGACTCCGAACTGAATAGCTATGAGGGGCCACGCTGGAATTCGATGATGCCCGGAATCCAGACAGCGACGACATTCGCACCCGCGGAGAGTCTGTTCCGCTAA
- the ndk gene encoding nucleoside-diphosphate kinase yields MSQERTLILLKPDAVQRRLIGRILSRIEDKGYKIAGLKLIQVTPELARKHYAEHVEKPFYPNLEEFITSSPVVALVVEGPEAITVMRSMMGATNGRAANSGTIRGDFGSSRQMNLIHGSDGPDAARREIEIYFEPHELHDYSLALSSVLVASDE; encoded by the coding sequence ATGTCACAAGAGCGGACGTTGATTCTCCTGAAACCCGATGCCGTACAGCGCCGCCTGATTGGCCGCATTCTCAGCCGGATTGAAGACAAAGGCTACAAGATCGCCGGCCTGAAACTGATTCAGGTCACCCCGGAACTCGCTCGGAAGCATTACGCCGAACACGTCGAAAAGCCGTTCTATCCGAACCTTGAAGAGTTCATCACCAGTTCTCCCGTGGTGGCTCTCGTTGTCGAAGGCCCGGAAGCGATCACGGTGATGCGGAGTATGATGGGCGCCACAAACGGTCGAGCCGCAAATTCAGGCACGATTCGTGGCGATTTCGGGTCCTCCCGCCAGATGAACCTGATTCACGGCAGCGATGGTCCGGATGCCGCCAGGCGGGAAATTGAGATCTATTTCGAGCCGCACGAACTCCATGACTACTCTCTGGCGCTCAGCAGCGTCCTCGTCGCCAGCGACGAATAG
- the carA gene encoding glutamine-hydrolyzing carbamoyl-phosphate synthase small subunit encodes MSESRPAKLALADGTVFTGTAFGAEGESFGEVVFNTSMTGYQEIITDPSYCGQIIVMTYPQIGNYGVNPEDVESGRPALKGFVCRELCEKPSNHRATHSLSSYLKENGVIGIQGIDTRALVRRLRSQGAMTGVLSTTDLDDESLIKKAQTSPELVGQDYVREVMPTECVGWTEPLSELARNTSGSPIPKAGSGKRPKVVAVDYGMKWNIPRHLVESGCEVDIVPGTATAEEILARNPDGVFLSNGPGDPRPLDYAINTIKELIDKKPIFGICLGQQLLGLAMGGEIFKLKFGHRGGNQPVLNKETGRVEVTSQNHGFAIDEKSLPDDVEVTHINLNDNTVSGIRHRTKPVFGVQYHPEASAGPHDSRYLFDRFLESMEQTSGQAAQ; translated from the coding sequence ATGTCTGAATCTCGTCCCGCGAAACTCGCGCTCGCCGATGGTACTGTCTTCACCGGAACCGCATTTGGAGCAGAAGGTGAATCCTTCGGGGAAGTCGTTTTCAACACCAGCATGACCGGCTACCAGGAGATCATCACCGACCCGTCCTACTGCGGTCAGATCATCGTGATGACCTACCCGCAAATTGGAAACTACGGCGTCAATCCGGAAGATGTCGAAAGCGGACGCCCTGCCCTGAAGGGCTTTGTCTGCCGCGAGCTGTGCGAGAAACCGAGCAACCATCGCGCGACGCACTCCCTGTCTTCGTACCTGAAAGAGAACGGCGTCATCGGAATCCAGGGAATCGATACCCGGGCGCTGGTCCGTCGGCTCCGCAGCCAGGGAGCGATGACCGGTGTGCTCTCCACCACCGATCTGGACGATGAATCGCTGATCAAGAAGGCTCAGACTTCTCCCGAACTCGTCGGACAGGACTACGTTCGCGAAGTGATGCCGACCGAATGTGTCGGCTGGACCGAACCGCTCTCCGAACTGGCCCGCAATACCTCGGGCAGCCCGATTCCCAAAGCGGGCAGCGGCAAGCGGCCCAAAGTGGTCGCCGTTGACTACGGAATGAAATGGAACATTCCCCGCCACCTGGTTGAATCGGGTTGCGAAGTCGACATCGTCCCGGGCACCGCGACCGCCGAAGAGATTCTGGCCCGGAACCCGGACGGCGTGTTCCTTTCGAACGGCCCCGGCGATCCGCGTCCTCTTGATTACGCCATCAACACGATCAAAGAGCTGATCGACAAGAAGCCGATCTTCGGGATCTGCCTCGGTCAGCAGTTGCTCGGTCTGGCGATGGGGGGAGAGATCTTCAAACTGAAATTCGGCCATCGAGGCGGCAACCAGCCAGTCCTCAACAAGGAAACCGGTCGGGTTGAAGTGACCAGCCAGAATCACGGCTTCGCAATTGATGAAAAATCGCTTCCCGACGATGTGGAAGTGACGCATATCAACCTCAATGACAATACAGTATCTGGTATCCGCCACCGGACGAAACCGGTGTTCGGAGTCCAGTACCATCCGGAAGCTTCGGCCGGTCCGCACGACAGTCGGTACCTGTTCGACCGCTTTCTGGAATCGATGGAACAGACCTCCGGCCAAGCCGCCCAGTAA
- a CDS encoding ArsR/SmtB family transcription factor has product MITPVPTTTQSRQNEVLRDRTPAHTEIDEQLEKDLVQSFKLLADETRLRILLYLQSSGELHVTALCDLLKQSQPAVSHHLALMRVAGLIEARRDGKHNFYSIRTIHFYRLMSEFFSAMKKDQNEITFEDFTLTREA; this is encoded by the coding sequence ATGATTACCCCAGTCCCCACGACGACTCAGTCTCGGCAGAACGAGGTTCTGCGGGATCGCACACCAGCACACACCGAAATCGATGAGCAGCTGGAAAAGGACCTTGTTCAGTCCTTCAAACTGCTGGCAGACGAAACCCGTCTGCGGATCCTGCTTTATCTGCAGAGCTCGGGTGAACTCCACGTGACCGCCCTCTGCGATCTGCTCAAGCAGAGCCAGCCGGCCGTCAGCCATCACCTCGCTCTGATGCGGGTTGCCGGTCTGATCGAAGCTCGTCGGGACGGCAAGCACAACTTCTACTCGATCCGCACGATCCACTTCTACCGGTTGATGTCCGAGTTCTTCTCGGCCATGAAGAAGGATCAGAACGAGATCACCTTCGAAGACTTCACCCTGACTCGTGAAGCCTAA
- a CDS encoding DUF1559 domain-containing protein codes for MKISVRMRKGFTLIELLVVIAIIAILVALLLPAVQQAREAARRSSCKNNLKQIGLALHNYHDTFSTFPPGYVAQQTGVTTGTDAASFWGWQTYILPQIEQSALYDLMQVGQLNLPQALAIAATRQQMQQPIDSLTCPSDIAPSSNSNNQINDATPTPYSLSSSTYVGNNSSFASLAVATGDTLVSTFHETSTANGCFWRNSKLQMRDITDGTSNTIMVGERAWQLSNSGGNKRECDGGVVFGLNSGENQNLRSTMGNGSVALNSTATSVGGVAAPGGDACQFGFSSLHQGGAQFLLADGAVRFISENISAAPNNAHNDVVFENLLNRQDGNVLGEF; via the coding sequence ATGAAGATTTCGGTGCGGATGCGTAAAGGTTTTACTCTGATTGAACTGCTGGTAGTGATCGCAATCATCGCCATTCTTGTTGCTTTGCTGCTGCCAGCAGTTCAGCAGGCTCGCGAAGCCGCTCGACGCAGTTCCTGCAAGAACAATCTCAAGCAGATCGGACTCGCTCTGCATAACTATCACGACACCTTCTCGACCTTTCCTCCGGGTTACGTCGCACAACAGACCGGCGTGACGACCGGAACCGACGCCGCCAGCTTCTGGGGATGGCAGACCTACATCCTGCCCCAGATTGAACAGAGCGCCTTGTACGACCTGATGCAGGTCGGTCAGTTGAATCTGCCCCAGGCTCTGGCCATCGCCGCCACGCGTCAGCAGATGCAGCAGCCGATCGACTCGCTGACCTGTCCGTCGGATATCGCTCCCTCGAGCAACTCCAACAATCAGATCAACGACGCCACCCCGACTCCGTACTCGCTGAGCAGCTCGACTTATGTCGGCAACAACTCCAGCTTCGCTTCACTGGCTGTCGCCACCGGCGATACCCTTGTGAGTACCTTCCACGAAACCAGCACGGCCAACGGCTGCTTCTGGCGGAACTCGAAGCTTCAGATGCGCGACATCACCGACGGAACCAGCAACACGATTATGGTTGGTGAACGGGCGTGGCAGTTGAGCAACTCGGGCGGCAACAAGCGCGAATGCGACGGCGGTGTGGTCTTCGGACTCAACTCCGGCGAAAACCAGAACCTTCGCTCGACGATGGGCAACGGTTCGGTCGCCCTCAACTCGACCGCGACGAGTGTCGGCGGTGTCGCCGCCCCGGGTGGAGACGCCTGTCAGTTCGGTTTCAGCAGCCTGCACCAGGGCGGAGCTCAGTTCCTGCTCGCCGATGGAGCTGTTCGCTTCATCAGTGAGAACATTTCGGCCGCTCCGAACAACGCTCATAACGACGTTGTCTTCGAGAACCTGCTGAATCGCCAGGACGGCAACGTACTCGGCGAATTCTAG
- a CDS encoding vWA domain-containing protein has protein sequence MSTTAADHIHHHQSGRLLPWSSAVVAHAVLLALCGLIGWSSPGTHNISSIQSEWTQLENLSRPEPLDLEVETEIPIAEHDGRSNALDSSTASSSRMFTEPVVSPLEPVLFAERPRPVSPVELVEYAEVSTHTLEGLLHLARMGSGIDRAGAGQGAFLGKATRAIDRRIAYVVDASASMNHKHDSAAGTRFGRVKVELLHSIESLQPDQEFCVYFFNDGPESMPPGHSVFRGQKSPMELYRWIAEFRARGTTKPLPALEAAIREQPDLIYFLTDGAISKRDLEKASVLNRHRARICTICIGVATSEQQLRFLSEENGGTFTFVP, from the coding sequence ATGTCGACGACAGCCGCAGATCACATTCACCATCATCAGTCCGGCCGACTGCTTCCGTGGTCGTCAGCTGTTGTAGCTCATGCGGTTCTGCTGGCGCTCTGCGGCTTGATCGGCTGGTCGTCTCCCGGAACGCACAACATCAGCTCCATCCAGTCCGAATGGACACAGCTGGAAAATCTTTCACGTCCGGAGCCGCTCGATCTCGAGGTGGAAACGGAGATTCCGATCGCGGAGCACGACGGACGGTCGAATGCTCTGGACAGCTCGACGGCCAGCAGTTCCCGTATGTTCACAGAACCGGTCGTCTCGCCGCTGGAACCGGTGCTGTTCGCAGAACGCCCCCGGCCGGTTTCCCCAGTTGAACTGGTCGAGTACGCCGAGGTGTCGACGCATACTCTGGAGGGACTTCTGCACCTCGCTCGCATGGGAAGCGGAATTGATCGGGCAGGAGCGGGACAGGGCGCTTTTCTGGGCAAAGCGACCCGAGCGATCGATCGACGGATCGCCTATGTCGTCGATGCTTCGGCGAGTATGAACCACAAGCATGACAGCGCCGCCGGCACCCGCTTTGGTCGTGTGAAGGTTGAGTTGCTGCACTCCATCGAAAGCCTCCAGCCCGACCAGGAGTTCTGCGTCTACTTCTTCAATGATGGTCCTGAGTCCATGCCTCCCGGTCATAGTGTGTTTCGCGGGCAGAAGAGTCCGATGGAGCTGTACCGCTGGATCGCCGAGTTTCGAGCTCGAGGCACGACAAAACCCCTGCCGGCGCTAGAAGCTGCCATTCGTGAGCAGCCCGACCTCATCTATTTCCTGACGGACGGCGCGATCTCGAAACGCGATCTGGAAAAGGCTTCGGTATTGAATCGACATCGTGCGCGGATCTGCACAATCTGCATCGGCGTCGCAACCAGTGAACAGCAGTTGCGGTTTTTGTCCGAGGAAAACGGCGGGACGTTTACCTTTGTTCCGTAG
- the ppk1 gene encoding polyphosphate kinase 1, with product MSNERYINRELSWLEFNQRVLDQARSNSLPLLERVKFLAITASNLDEFFMVRVGGLQLLSRKNVLRPDFAGMTADEQLGAIRDRVREMLRDQYDCYNTMLEPSLSSHGIRRLHANDIAPHQLKVIEERFEDELASILTPIAVWPNEEVPMLPDPDLCLCVRLRCVPDSEEPFRYALIPLGRRLPRFLTVPSESGYEYMLLEDVVASFANRFFPEEQVLEVVPFRMTRNADLTVSDDVANDFMAEMEHLLQARKESHCVRLEIDARATASVQAFLTNAYQVAPADVYALQGPLGLGQFMALASVKGFDNLVDEPWETSQPLDIEPGVDMFEQISQRDILILHPYESFDPVVQLVEEAANDPDVLSIKQTLYRTSSNSPIVNALMKAALSGKYVTAVVELKARFDEARNIEWARQLERVGVQVIYGVRGLKTHAKICVIVRQESQGIRRYVHFGTGNYNEKTSRLYSDVSFMTTDVDLTDDAVAFFNAITAYSQPQPFHKIESAPSGLKDRLLDMIDVEIDQANHGHRAFINAKVNSLVDQEIIDAMYRASAAGVTVRLNIRGICCLRPGIPGLSENITVTSIIDRYLEHARVVHFHHGGDDRIFISSADWMPRNLDRRIELLVPVDHDPCRQRLISILETYFRDNVQATRLESDGSYVPVHDDGEPFRAQKYFSDAIHNEAKKRRDEQLTTFEPHRSPI from the coding sequence ATGAGCAATGAACGGTATATCAATCGAGAGTTGAGCTGGCTGGAGTTCAATCAGCGAGTGCTGGACCAGGCCCGTTCGAATAGCCTTCCTCTCCTGGAGCGCGTGAAGTTCCTCGCGATTACGGCCTCCAATCTCGATGAATTCTTCATGGTGCGAGTCGGCGGCCTGCAGCTGCTGAGCCGAAAGAATGTCCTCCGGCCGGACTTCGCCGGAATGACGGCCGATGAGCAGCTGGGCGCGATTCGGGACCGCGTTCGCGAGATGCTTCGTGACCAGTACGACTGCTACAACACGATGCTCGAACCCTCGCTGTCTTCGCACGGCATCCGCCGTCTTCACGCCAACGACATCGCTCCACACCAGTTGAAGGTAATTGAAGAGCGTTTCGAGGATGAACTCGCTTCGATCCTCACGCCGATCGCGGTCTGGCCCAACGAAGAAGTGCCGATGCTGCCGGATCCGGACCTCTGCCTGTGTGTCCGACTCCGCTGCGTGCCAGATTCCGAGGAACCATTCCGTTATGCACTTATTCCGCTGGGCCGCAGGCTCCCTCGGTTCCTGACTGTGCCTTCGGAATCCGGCTACGAGTACATGCTGCTGGAGGATGTCGTCGCCAGTTTCGCGAACCGCTTCTTTCCCGAGGAACAGGTACTCGAAGTCGTCCCCTTCCGGATGACACGCAATGCCGACCTGACCGTCAGCGATGATGTCGCCAACGACTTCATGGCCGAGATGGAGCATCTTCTGCAGGCGCGGAAAGAAAGCCATTGTGTGCGGCTCGAGATCGACGCGCGAGCCACGGCTTCTGTCCAGGCCTTTCTGACGAATGCGTATCAGGTCGCTCCGGCTGATGTGTATGCCCTGCAGGGTCCGCTCGGTCTGGGGCAGTTCATGGCTCTGGCCAGCGTCAAGGGATTCGACAATCTGGTCGATGAACCCTGGGAAACAAGCCAGCCGCTCGATATCGAGCCCGGCGTCGACATGTTCGAACAGATCTCCCAGCGCGATATCCTCATCCTGCACCCGTACGAGAGCTTCGATCCTGTTGTTCAACTGGTCGAAGAAGCCGCGAACGATCCCGATGTTCTCTCGATCAAGCAGACTCTTTACCGTACGAGTTCCAATAGCCCGATCGTGAACGCCCTGATGAAGGCGGCTCTCAGTGGGAAGTACGTCACGGCGGTGGTCGAATTGAAGGCCCGCTTCGACGAAGCCCGGAATATCGAATGGGCCCGGCAACTGGAACGAGTCGGAGTCCAGGTCATCTACGGAGTCCGCGGACTGAAGACCCATGCGAAGATCTGTGTGATTGTTCGTCAGGAATCTCAGGGGATTCGCCGCTACGTGCATTTTGGCACTGGAAATTACAACGAGAAGACGTCCCGTCTCTATAGTGATGTCAGCTTCATGACGACCGACGTCGACCTGACCGATGACGCCGTCGCGTTTTTCAATGCCATTACGGCGTACTCGCAGCCTCAGCCGTTTCACAAGATCGAATCCGCTCCGTCGGGTTTGAAAGACCGACTGCTCGACATGATCGACGTCGAAATCGACCAGGCCAATCACGGACATCGTGCCTTCATCAACGCCAAGGTGAACTCGCTGGTCGATCAGGAGATCATCGATGCGATGTATCGGGCCTCGGCGGCCGGCGTGACCGTTCGACTCAACATTCGCGGAATCTGCTGCCTGCGTCCAGGCATCCCGGGGTTGAGCGAGAATATCACGGTCACGAGTATCATTGACCGCTATCTCGAACATGCCCGCGTCGTGCATTTCCATCACGGCGGCGACGATCGAATTTTCATCTCCTCGGCCGACTGGATGCCACGAAATCTGGACCGCCGCATCGAACTACTCGTTCCGGTCGATCACGATCCGTGTCGACAGCGGTTGATTTCAATCCTTGAGACGTATTTCCGCGACAATGTTCAGGCCACCCGACTCGAATCCGACGGCAGCTACGTGCCGGTTCACGATGATGGCGAACCATTCCGGGCCCAGAAGTACTTCTCCGACGCGATTCACAACGAAGCCAAAAAGCGGCGCGACGAACAGCTGACGACGTTCGAGCCCCACCGTTCTCCGATCTGA
- a CDS encoding Ppx/GppA phosphatase family protein translates to MMRRIAVIEIGTTSIRMAIAEGSEEGKIRALEKLVQSVAIGEDTYSVGRISRQTMETCVRVLQTYQEKLREYRLTDHQNIRVVATSAVREAENTLAFVDRIYIATGWVVHVLDAAEIHRVIYQGIQVWRNLLPALSQDRWVIAEVGGGNTEYLMLQHGEVEVANAVRLGSLRLSALLKTYDAPEAQWPSLLRSHAQRSLAGTRLLAEKSPPPKLLALGGEMRFTVERLKGIETTQQSARIELAELEAFTNRIVSMKVDEIVHHFHIPLPDAEILGPALVANTELARELSVKHIHVLPASVRDGLTREMIDRDVWSDELVTQIIRSAIDVGRKFHFDESHAVHVSRVSKTLFNQLTNLHGLDRRYELMLVLAALLHEIGLFIGTSAYHKHSMYLITNSELFGIGRKQLMLIGLITRYHRRTSPKSSHTGFTNLEREDRVVVIKLAAILRVALALSSSRNQRIHDFECTVDRKRLIITVPDISDLAMEQLAIRQVGSLFEETFGLPILIRGQPTLAMRRRR, encoded by the coding sequence ATGATGCGTCGAATTGCTGTCATTGAAATTGGTACGACCTCGATCCGGATGGCCATTGCCGAAGGATCTGAGGAAGGGAAAATCCGGGCGTTGGAGAAGCTGGTCCAGTCGGTCGCGATTGGCGAGGACACGTATTCCGTCGGTCGAATTTCCCGGCAGACCATGGAAACCTGTGTCCGTGTCCTTCAAACCTACCAGGAGAAGCTGCGCGAGTATCGGCTGACCGACCACCAGAATATCCGCGTCGTTGCGACCAGTGCCGTCCGTGAAGCCGAGAACACCCTGGCGTTCGTGGACCGCATCTACATTGCCACGGGCTGGGTCGTACATGTTCTCGATGCAGCCGAGATCCACCGCGTGATCTATCAGGGCATCCAGGTCTGGCGGAATCTGCTTCCCGCCCTGTCTCAAGATCGTTGGGTCATCGCCGAAGTCGGAGGAGGCAACACCGAATACCTGATGCTTCAGCACGGCGAGGTCGAGGTGGCCAACGCGGTGAGGCTTGGTTCACTGCGGTTGAGCGCTCTGCTGAAAACGTACGATGCCCCGGAAGCCCAATGGCCCTCCCTGCTGCGAAGCCATGCCCAGCGTTCGCTGGCGGGGACACGGCTACTGGCCGAGAAGTCGCCGCCGCCCAAGCTTCTGGCGCTGGGAGGAGAGATGCGGTTCACGGTCGAGCGACTCAAAGGCATTGAGACGACACAACAGTCGGCTCGGATTGAACTGGCCGAACTCGAAGCATTCACGAACCGGATCGTGTCGATGAAAGTCGACGAGATCGTTCACCACTTCCATATCCCCCTGCCGGATGCGGAAATCCTCGGCCCTGCCCTGGTGGCCAACACCGAATTGGCTCGCGAACTGAGTGTGAAGCATATTCATGTTCTGCCGGCTTCCGTGCGGGACGGACTGACGCGGGAAATGATCGACCGCGACGTCTGGTCGGACGAACTGGTCACGCAGATCATCCGTTCCGCGATCGATGTCGGACGCAAGTTTCACTTTGATGAATCGCACGCCGTTCATGTCTCGCGGGTCTCGAAGACACTGTTTAATCAACTGACGAATCTGCACGGTCTCGACCGCCGCTACGAGTTGATGCTCGTCCTGGCCGCCCTGCTCCACGAGATCGGTCTGTTCATCGGCACCAGTGCCTATCACAAGCACTCGATGTATCTGATCACGAATTCCGAGCTGTTCGGCATCGGCCGGAAGCAGTTGATGCTGATCGGCCTGATCACCCGCTATCACCGGCGGACATCGCCCAAATCTTCTCACACGGGATTTACCAATCTGGAACGCGAGGATCGGGTCGTGGTGATCAAACTGGCGGCGATCCTGCGTGTGGCACTCGCGCTGAGCAGTTCCCGCAATCAACGGATTCACGATTTCGAATGCACGGTCGATCGCAAGCGGCTGATCATTACCGTGCCTGATATTTCCGATCTGGCGATGGAGCAGCTCGCCATTCGACAGGTCGGCTCTCTGTTTGAAGAAACCTTTGGACTTCCGATTCTGATCCGCGGTCAGCCAACCCTGGCCATGCGTCGTCGGCGATAA